A portion of the Gorilla gorilla gorilla isolate KB3781 chromosome X, NHGRI_mGorGor1-v2.1_pri, whole genome shotgun sequence genome contains these proteins:
- the LOC101136299 gene encoding sperm protein associated with the nucleus on the X chromosome C-like: MGQQASAGGVKRSTPCASNEAGETMPETPSGDSDPQPAPKKLKTSDSSTIVVVRHRRNVKRRYSVSDELVNDHSRGNGINPLQMEEKEFMEIRVETPAK, from the exons ATGGGCCAGCAAGCCAGTGCCGGCGGGGTGAAGAGAAGCACCCCCTGTGCCTCCAACGAGGCCGGCGAGACG ATGCCGGAGACCCCAAGTGGGGACTCAGACCCCCAACCTGCTcctaaaaaactgaaaacatctgACTCCTCCACCATAGTAGTGGTCCGCCACAGGAGGAACGTTAAAAGACGTTACTCCGTCTCCGATGAATTGGTGAATGACCACTCCCGAGGGAACGGAATCAACCCCCTCCAAATGGAGGAGAAGGAATTCATGGAAATAAGGGTTGAAACACCTGCAAAGTAG